One Microvirga thermotolerans DNA window includes the following coding sequences:
- a CDS encoding right-handed parallel beta-helix repeat-containing protein, translating into MTFPNSTNTGVPSGVTLTPSGGLTVTKAGAVIEGLNITGPVIIEAPNVTLKNCKITFTGYWGVYIKPGVTGTIVQDNEINGTGTNNEGSHGILGTGTFLRNNIYNVENGITLNGGDTTIRDNYIHDLKASGAPHYDGIEVDGGISNVTIEHNTVINDHTQTSAVMIDNYFGPVSNVKVDNNYLVGGGYTVYVDGQFNGGSISGVSVTNNYLEKGYYGYYSIQNSSPVLSGNYEGVAPPTTDPTPTPSPTPEPAPAPAPEPAPAPSPETTQVIKGTSAANVLTGSAANEKIYGYGGNDRINGKGGSDVLTGGKGQDVFVFDTKLDPNAHTKITDFVSSSTGDWFELDQRIFTNIKTGPLSNSNFWVGAQAHDADDRIIYNQNTGVIYYDADGNGKGAAVEIATLTNHAKLIAADFYVF; encoded by the coding sequence ATGACATTTCCGAATTCGACGAACACGGGGGTTCCGTCTGGTGTGACGCTGACGCCGTCGGGCGGTCTGACGGTCACGAAGGCCGGAGCGGTGATCGAGGGCCTGAACATCACCGGTCCGGTGATCATCGAGGCGCCGAACGTGACGCTGAAGAACTGCAAGATCACGTTTACCGGCTACTGGGGCGTGTACATCAAGCCGGGCGTCACCGGCACGATCGTGCAGGACAACGAGATCAACGGCACCGGCACCAACAACGAGGGCTCGCACGGCATCCTCGGCACCGGCACCTTCCTGCGCAACAACATCTACAATGTCGAGAACGGGATCACCCTCAACGGCGGCGACACCACGATCCGCGACAACTACATCCACGACCTCAAGGCGTCGGGGGCACCGCATTACGACGGCATCGAGGTCGACGGCGGCATTTCGAACGTGACCATCGAGCACAACACGGTGATCAACGACCACACCCAGACCTCGGCGGTGATGATCGACAACTACTTCGGGCCGGTCTCCAACGTGAAGGTCGACAACAACTACCTGGTCGGCGGCGGCTACACGGTCTATGTCGACGGCCAGTTCAACGGCGGCTCCATCTCGGGCGTGTCGGTGACCAACAACTACCTCGAGAAGGGCTATTACGGCTATTACTCGATCCAGAATAGCTCTCCGGTCTTGAGCGGCAACTACGAAGGCGTGGCCCCGCCCACCACGGATCCGACGCCCACCCCGTCTCCGACTCCTGAGCCCGCACCCGCCCCGGCTCCCGAGCCCGCTCCGGCGCCTTCTCCCGAGACTACCCAGGTGATCAAGGGCACCAGCGCCGCAAACGTACTCACCGGCTCTGCCGCCAATGAGAAGATCTACGGCTACGGCGGGAACGACCGCATCAACGGCAAGGGCGGTTCCGACGTGCTCACCGGCGGCAAGGGTCAGGACGTCTTCGTCTTCGACACCAAGCTCGATCCGAACGCCCACACCAAGATCACCGACTTCGTCTCGAGCTCGACCGGCGACTGGTTCGAGCTCGACCAGCGCATCTTCACCAACATCAAGACCGGGCCCCTGTCCAACAGCAACTTCTGGGTCGGCGCCCAGGCGCATGACGCGGACGACCGCATCATCTACAACCAGAACACCGGCGTCATCTACTACGATGCCGACGGCAATGGCAAAGGCGCGGCGGTGGAGATCGCCACCCTCACCAACCACGCCAAGCTGATCGCTGCGGACTTCTACGTCTTCTAA
- a CDS encoding AraC family transcriptional regulator — translation MPQRKVVHPIRKGLSALPTAVGVLSRLAAERVIQAGLDVDALLGRAGVPISVMNDPNVRVTVRSQIQFLNLVADALQDNLLGFHIALDFDLRELGSFYYVMASSERLGDAIAREAHYSSIVNEGLRVSYQRTSGFTVDFEYVGVERHHDKHEMEFWVTCTLRKSRFFTNRELVPSFVSFIHRHEGDLSEMERYFACSLTFGGSVDRLSFEPQAADLPLVTADPYLNRFLVEDYEKAIARRPHRDNPLRIRVENAITPRLPHGTATIGNIAKDLGMSPRTLSRRLAEEGLTFSMVLDELRSVLAKRYLENSELSISQITWLLGYTEASSFVHAFQRWAGMSPTDARRQIKRELRFEDNQEGNRL, via the coding sequence ATGCCACAGAGGAAAGTCGTTCATCCGATCAGGAAGGGACTCTCTGCGCTCCCGACGGCAGTGGGAGTGCTCTCCCGCCTTGCTGCCGAGCGCGTAATTCAGGCTGGGCTCGACGTCGACGCGCTCCTCGGAAGAGCCGGCGTCCCGATCTCGGTGATGAACGACCCGAACGTCCGGGTCACGGTCAGGAGCCAGATCCAGTTCCTGAACCTGGTAGCGGACGCCCTGCAGGACAACCTCCTCGGCTTCCACATCGCGCTGGATTTCGATCTGCGGGAGCTCGGATCCTTCTATTATGTCATGGCCTCGTCGGAGCGGCTCGGAGACGCCATCGCCCGGGAAGCGCACTACAGCTCGATCGTCAACGAGGGACTGCGCGTCTCATATCAAAGAACGAGCGGCTTTACCGTCGACTTCGAGTACGTTGGCGTCGAACGCCACCACGACAAGCACGAGATGGAGTTCTGGGTCACGTGCACGCTGCGCAAGAGCCGCTTCTTCACCAACCGCGAACTCGTTCCCTCATTCGTCAGCTTCATTCATCGCCATGAAGGAGACCTGTCGGAGATGGAGCGCTACTTCGCATGCAGCCTCACCTTCGGCGGCTCCGTCGATCGCTTGTCCTTCGAGCCTCAGGCCGCGGACCTTCCCCTGGTGACGGCTGACCCCTACCTCAACAGGTTCCTCGTCGAAGACTACGAGAAGGCCATCGCGAGAAGACCGCACCGCGACAACCCGCTCCGCATCCGGGTGGAAAATGCCATCACGCCGCGTCTCCCGCACGGAACGGCGACGATCGGAAACATCGCCAAGGATCTCGGCATGAGCCCGAGGACACTGTCGCGCCGTCTCGCCGAGGAGGGGCTGACCTTCAGCATGGTTCTCGACGAGCTTCGGTCCGTGCTTGCAAAGCGCTATCTCGAGAACAGCGAACTCTCGATCTCGCAGATCACATGGCTTCTGGGCTACACGGAAGCGAGCTCCTTCGTCCATGCGTTCCAGCGCTGGGCCGGCATGTCGCCGACGGATGCGAGACGCCAGATCAAGCGCGAGCTCAGGTTCGAGGACAATCAGGAAGGCAATCGCCTTTAA
- a CDS encoding VanZ family protein, with the protein MGLSEGRERFAGSGRAVGRGAARIGAWCLLILVAVVTLSPIGLRPVSGAPVDLERMAAFLLLGGLFAWGYPERRLRLMVLLAASAGVLETLQNFVPGRHGRADDFLVKGMAIVAGFLICAMAERIATASQERRRSRLRP; encoded by the coding sequence ATGGGCCTGAGCGAGGGCCGGGAGCGGTTTGCAGGATCGGGCCGGGCAGTGGGGAGAGGGGCGGCGCGTATCGGCGCGTGGTGTCTGCTGATCCTGGTTGCCGTCGTGACCCTGTCTCCGATCGGACTGCGTCCGGTTTCCGGTGCGCCGGTCGATCTGGAGCGGATGGCAGCCTTTCTGCTGCTGGGCGGTCTCTTCGCCTGGGGCTATCCGGAACGGCGCCTGCGCCTGATGGTCCTCCTGGCTGCATCGGCCGGCGTCCTCGAAACCTTGCAGAATTTCGTTCCGGGCCGCCACGGCCGAGCGGACGACTTCCTCGTGAAGGGTATGGCGATCGTGGCCGGTTTTCTCATCTGCGCGATGGCGGAGCGGATCGCGACCGCTTCACAGGAGCGCCGGAGGAGCCGGCTCCGGCCATGA
- a CDS encoding TfuA-like protein produces the protein MPVSVVVFAGPSLTAEDRAAHPGLAFRPPAACGDIARAVEERPAAVALIDGVFETSPSPWHKEILWGLSLGVAVVGASSMGALRAAELYPFGMRGYGRIFAAYRDGLLDGDDAVAILHGPTETGFLPLTEALVNIRATLEAARERSILGPSEADALLAHAGTLFYKDRTWDALIEAGRRNGLDAGALRRLEAWLPAGRVDLKRRDARELLAALSGAVSARRPGPFAGKRPAFPRTLHWQGLADRLSRESRDETPARPSGWLPWGP, from the coding sequence ATGCCGGTGAGCGTCGTCGTCTTCGCGGGGCCGAGCCTGACGGCGGAGGACAGGGCCGCGCATCCCGGCCTCGCCTTCCGCCCGCCCGCCGCCTGCGGCGACATCGCCCGGGCCGTGGAGGAGAGGCCCGCCGCCGTCGCCCTCATCGACGGGGTCTTCGAGACATCCCCCTCGCCCTGGCACAAGGAGATCCTCTGGGGCCTGTCCCTCGGCGTGGCGGTCGTCGGGGCGTCGAGCATGGGCGCCCTGCGCGCCGCGGAGCTCTACCCCTTCGGGATGCGCGGATATGGGCGGATCTTCGCGGCCTATCGCGATGGGCTTCTCGATGGCGACGATGCGGTGGCGATCCTGCACGGGCCTACGGAGACGGGCTTCCTGCCCCTGACGGAGGCGCTGGTGAACATCCGCGCCACCCTGGAGGCGGCGCGGGAGCGGTCGATCCTCGGGCCCTCGGAGGCGGACGCCCTCCTGGCCCATGCCGGAACCCTCTTCTACAAGGACCGTACCTGGGACGCGCTGATCGAGGCGGGACGGCGGAACGGCCTGGATGCCGGCGCCCTCCGCCGCCTGGAAGCGTGGCTCCCCGCAGGCCGGGTGGACCTCAAGCGCCGGGACGCCCGGGAACTCCTGGCGGCCCTGTCGGGGGCCGTGTCCGCCCGGCGGCCCGGCCCCTTCGCGGGCAAGCGCCCCGCTTTCCCCCGCACCCTGCATTGGCAGGGCCTGGCCGACCGGCTCTCCCGGGAGAGCCGGGACGAAACGCCCGCCCGCCCATCCGGGTGGTTGCCCTGGGGCCCCTAA
- a CDS encoding YcaO-like family protein, whose product MQDGGRSVPHAAPAGPKTFFQGTHRVCAPAETLARLRPSLGELGITRVADITGLDYVGIPVAISVRPLARGLTVQQGKGLTREAAKASAAMESVESHCAQLPRPPFLWSSVARLAPGDAVLPRHLLRRPLRRDASIPWMEGVDILRGRSVLVPEELVTTDFSVPQRPGHGRFLASSNGLAAGNTPAEAQLHALCELIERDALTLWRHMPPERRAARRIDLRTIEDEAAAELLRRYADARLDVAFWETTSDIGVPSFFCTVDDRAGRPPFLGRFGGGGCHPNAGVAACRALCEAAQSRLAFIHGAREDLPPGRYALVGWHENLERLIFDAGMQDGRAGRAPRARSFDGPSVEADLAAVAGRLETAGIGRIAVVDLTDPQVGIPCVRAVAPGLEGMDRNPAFRPGRRLGRRECR is encoded by the coding sequence GTGCAGGACGGCGGACGTTCCGTTCCGCATGCGGCGCCGGCGGGCCCCAAGACCTTCTTTCAGGGGACCCACCGGGTCTGCGCGCCCGCCGAGACGCTCGCGCGTCTTCGTCCAAGCCTCGGCGAGCTCGGCATCACCCGTGTCGCGGACATCACCGGCCTCGACTATGTGGGCATTCCGGTCGCGATATCCGTCCGCCCGCTCGCCCGCGGCCTCACCGTGCAGCAGGGCAAGGGCCTGACGCGCGAGGCGGCGAAGGCGTCGGCGGCCATGGAGTCGGTGGAGTCCCACTGCGCGCAGCTTCCGCGCCCGCCCTTTCTGTGGAGCTCCGTCGCCCGCCTCGCTCCCGGCGACGCCGTCCTCCCGCGCCATCTCCTGCGAAGGCCCCTGCGGCGCGATGCATCCATTCCCTGGATGGAAGGCGTCGACATCCTGCGCGGAAGGAGCGTCCTCGTCCCGGAGGAACTCGTCACGACCGACTTCTCGGTTCCCCAGCGGCCGGGACATGGCCGGTTCCTCGCCAGCAGCAACGGGCTTGCGGCGGGCAACACGCCCGCGGAAGCGCAGCTCCATGCGCTCTGCGAGCTGATCGAGCGTGACGCGCTGACCCTGTGGCGGCACATGCCGCCGGAACGGCGCGCCGCGCGCCGCATCGATCTGCGCACGATCGAGGACGAGGCCGCGGCGGAGCTGCTGCGCCGCTACGCGGATGCCCGCCTGGACGTGGCGTTCTGGGAGACGACCTCCGACATCGGCGTGCCGAGCTTCTTCTGCACCGTCGACGACCGGGCCGGACGGCCGCCCTTCCTCGGCCGGTTCGGGGGCGGGGGCTGTCACCCGAATGCCGGGGTCGCGGCCTGCCGCGCCCTCTGCGAGGCGGCGCAGAGCCGTCTGGCCTTCATCCATGGCGCGCGGGAGGACCTCCCGCCCGGGCGCTATGCCCTCGTCGGCTGGCACGAGAACCTCGAACGCCTGATCTTCGATGCCGGGATGCAGGACGGGCGGGCGGGCCGCGCGCCGAGGGCCCGCTCCTTCGACGGGCCCTCCGTCGAAGCGGACCTCGCGGCGGTGGCCGGCCGCCTGGAGACTGCGGGGATCGGGCGCATCGCCGTCGTGGACCTGACGGATCCGCAGGTCGGCATTCCCTGCGTGCGGGCGGTGGCGCCCGGCCTCGAGGGCATGGACCGGAACCCCGCCTTCCGGCCGGGCCGGCGCCTGGGGAGGCGGGAATGCCGGTGA
- a CDS encoding adenylate/guanylate cyclase domain-containing protein: MDNDTATHRLAAVLVLDVAGYSRLMEADENRTHQELKRHRAELIDPLISGFRARIVKNTGDGLLAEFGSAIDAVTCALAIQRGMMSRRNGSGADGIVFRAAVNVSDIIVEEDDIFGDGVNVTARLEALAEPGGICLSQATFEQVRDRILARFTDMGEHRLKNIARPVRIYGLSPADIAALPEDLVAVPRLRSVPVPRAARDVRHSSVAVLPFVSLGHDADQEYFADGIVEGIVSALSLFRNLFVIAHDTALSYRSRDIDLTRVAADLGVRFLVTGSLQRSEGRVRISARLADTETGGTLWADRFDEHISDIFALQDTITERIVTAIEPRIVFSEIERARRKPTENLDAYDLYLRALALRLALSAAANEQALALLKRALALDPNYAPALAHAAACYAAKKDQGWGILSPQEVAEGLRLAWAAIEADINDPVALCLSGHAISAFTGDFEAGAAWIDRSVKLNPNYAEGWMRSSMLRVYLNDLEKAHEFADRAMALSPLDPKIYHPLCAKGFAYFFAGRYADAARVARQALLGRQKPEMAFRILIASLAGQGAMDLAKKTTEEFLSRYPNFRISEWRSRSKFSADRRFDAMEAMLRNVGVPD; the protein is encoded by the coding sequence ATGGACAACGACACCGCCACCCATCGTCTCGCGGCCGTGCTCGTGCTCGACGTCGCCGGCTACAGCCGGCTCATGGAGGCGGATGAGAACCGCACGCACCAGGAACTCAAGCGCCATCGCGCCGAGCTGATCGACCCGCTCATCTCCGGCTTCCGGGCGCGGATCGTGAAGAACACGGGCGACGGCCTGCTTGCGGAGTTCGGCAGCGCCATCGACGCGGTCACCTGCGCGCTGGCCATCCAGCGCGGCATGATGAGCCGGAGGAACGGCAGCGGCGCGGACGGCATCGTCTTCCGGGCGGCGGTCAACGTGAGCGACATCATCGTCGAGGAGGACGACATCTTCGGCGACGGCGTCAACGTCACGGCGAGGCTGGAGGCGCTCGCCGAGCCCGGCGGGATCTGCCTGTCGCAGGCCACCTTCGAGCAGGTCCGCGACAGGATCCTGGCGCGGTTCACGGACATGGGCGAGCATCGGCTGAAGAACATCGCCAGGCCCGTCCGGATCTACGGCCTTTCGCCCGCCGACATCGCCGCCCTGCCGGAGGACCTGGTCGCCGTCCCGAGACTGCGCAGCGTGCCCGTGCCGCGAGCGGCGCGGGACGTGCGGCATTCCTCGGTCGCGGTGCTGCCCTTCGTCAGCCTGGGACACGATGCGGACCAGGAGTACTTCGCCGACGGTATCGTCGAGGGCATCGTTTCCGCCCTGTCGCTGTTCCGTAACCTGTTCGTCATCGCGCACGATACCGCCCTGTCCTACAGGAGCCGCGACATCGACCTGACTCGGGTCGCCGCGGATCTCGGCGTGCGCTTCCTGGTCACCGGGAGCCTGCAGCGGTCGGAGGGGCGCGTGCGCATCTCGGCGCGGCTCGCCGACACCGAGACCGGCGGCACCCTGTGGGCCGACCGCTTCGACGAGCACATCTCGGACATCTTCGCGCTCCAGGACACGATCACGGAGCGGATCGTCACCGCCATCGAGCCGCGGATCGTGTTCAGCGAGATCGAGCGCGCGCGCAGGAAGCCGACCGAGAACCTGGACGCCTACGATCTCTATCTCCGCGCGCTCGCCCTCCGGCTCGCCCTGTCGGCGGCGGCGAATGAGCAGGCGCTCGCGCTGCTGAAGCGCGCCCTCGCGCTCGATCCGAACTACGCGCCGGCCCTTGCCCATGCCGCGGCCTGCTACGCGGCGAAGAAGGACCAGGGCTGGGGCATTCTCTCCCCGCAGGAGGTCGCGGAGGGGCTGCGCCTCGCCTGGGCCGCCATCGAGGCCGACATCAACGATCCCGTGGCGCTGTGCCTGAGCGGCCATGCGATCTCCGCCTTCACCGGCGACTTCGAGGCGGGCGCGGCCTGGATCGACCGCTCGGTCAAACTCAATCCCAACTATGCCGAGGGCTGGATGCGCAGCAGCATGCTGCGCGTCTACCTCAACGATCTCGAAAAGGCTCACGAGTTCGCCGACCGCGCCATGGCGCTGAGCCCCCTCGATCCCAAGATCTACCACCCGCTCTGCGCGAAGGGCTTCGCCTACTTTTTCGCGGGCCGCTACGCCGATGCGGCGCGCGTGGCGCGGCAGGCGCTGCTCGGCCGGCAGAAGCCCGAGATGGCCTTCCGCATCCTGATCGCGTCCCTGGCCGGGCAGGGAGCCATGGATCTGGCGAAAAAGACTACCGAGGAATTCCTGTCCCGCTATCCGAATTTCCGCATCTCCGAGTGGCGCTCTCGTTCAAAATTCAGTGCAGATCGGCGATTCGACGCGATGGAAGCGATGCTCAGGAATGTCGGCGTGCCTGACTGA
- a CDS encoding cysteine synthase A, translated as MIHQGIVEAIGNTPLIRLRRASELTGCTILGKAEFMNPGQSVKDRAALFIIRDAERKGLLRKGGVIVEGTAGNTGIGLALVGNALGYRTVIVIPETQAQEKKDMLRLCGAELIEVPAVPFANPNNYVKVSGRLAERLAASEPNGAIWANQFDNVANRQGHIETTGPEIWAQTEGRVDGFICAVGTGGTFAGVGMALKERNPSVVIGLADPMGAALYSYYTTGELKAEGSSITEGIGQGRITRNLEGFAPDIAFRIPDEEALPVIFDLLEHEGLCLGGSSGINVAGAIRLARHLGPGHTIVTVLCDYGNRYQSKLFNPAFLRSRNLPVPAWLERRSTIDPGLV; from the coding sequence ATGATCCACCAGGGAATCGTCGAGGCGATCGGCAACACGCCGCTCATCAGGCTCCGCAGGGCGTCGGAGCTGACGGGCTGCACCATCCTCGGCAAGGCGGAATTCATGAATCCGGGCCAGTCCGTGAAGGACCGGGCGGCCCTCTTCATCATCCGCGACGCGGAGAGGAAGGGCCTCCTGCGCAAGGGCGGCGTGATCGTCGAGGGCACCGCCGGCAACACCGGCATCGGCCTCGCCCTGGTGGGCAACGCGCTGGGCTATCGCACGGTGATCGTGATTCCCGAGACCCAGGCCCAGGAAAAGAAGGACATGCTGCGCCTGTGCGGCGCCGAGCTCATCGAGGTGCCGGCGGTGCCCTTCGCGAACCCGAACAACTACGTGAAGGTGTCGGGCCGCCTGGCCGAGCGCCTCGCCGCCTCGGAGCCGAACGGCGCCATCTGGGCCAACCAGTTCGACAACGTGGCGAACCGCCAGGGCCATATCGAGACGACGGGTCCGGAAATCTGGGCCCAGACGGAGGGCAGGGTCGACGGCTTCATCTGCGCCGTGGGCACGGGCGGCACCTTCGCCGGCGTCGGCATGGCGCTGAAGGAGCGGAACCCGAGCGTCGTCATCGGCCTCGCCGATCCGATGGGCGCCGCCCTCTACAGCTATTACACCACGGGCGAGCTCAAGGCCGAAGGCTCCTCCATCACCGAGGGCATCGGGCAGGGGCGCATCACCCGGAATCTGGAAGGCTTCGCGCCCGACATCGCCTTCCGCATTCCCGACGAGGAGGCGCTGCCGGTCATCTTCGACCTCCTGGAGCACGAGGGCCTCTGCCTCGGCGGCTCGTCGGGGATCAACGTGGCCGGCGCCATCCGCCTCGCGCGGCATCTCGGCCCCGGTCACACCATCGTCACCGTGCTCTGCGACTACGGCAACCGCTACCAGTCGAAGCTGTTCAACCCGGCCTTCCTGCGCTCCAGGAACCTGCCGGTCCCGGCCTGGCTCGAACGCCGGTCGACGATCGATCCGGGCCTCGTGTGA
- a CDS encoding sulfite exporter TauE/SafE family protein gives MDLSTVALLAASGLGAGLVNAIAGGGTFFTFSALIAAGLPPVTANATSAVAVTPANLASAWAYRRELAENMRRFAALGAVSLAGGIIGAYILTVTDNAAFRQLVPWLLLFATLLFAMSPRIVALARAIGRAEGKHPSRRAFAGGLAFQFLVSVYGGFFGAGMGIVMLAALAITEGDDFHLINSAKHLCSTLIQLVAVALFIAAGLVSWKETFIVGAASVVGGYAGVAFGRKLPAPVIRWLVIAVGAILTVYFFTR, from the coding sequence ATGGATCTTTCCACCGTCGCGCTCCTTGCCGCCTCGGGCCTGGGAGCGGGCCTCGTCAACGCCATCGCGGGCGGGGGCACCTTCTTCACCTTCTCGGCGCTGATCGCGGCGGGGCTCCCCCCGGTCACGGCCAACGCCACCAGCGCGGTCGCCGTGACCCCCGCCAACCTCGCCAGCGCCTGGGCCTACCGGCGGGAGCTGGCGGAGAACATGAGGCGCTTCGCGGCGCTCGGCGCCGTCAGCCTCGCGGGCGGGATCATCGGAGCCTACATCCTCACGGTCACCGACAACGCCGCGTTCCGCCAGCTGGTGCCCTGGCTCCTGCTGTTCGCGACGCTGCTCTTCGCCATGAGCCCGCGGATCGTGGCGCTCGCCCGCGCCATCGGGCGGGCCGAGGGCAAGCATCCCTCCCGCCGCGCCTTCGCCGGGGGGCTTGCCTTCCAGTTCCTGGTCTCGGTCTATGGCGGCTTCTTCGGAGCGGGCATGGGCATCGTCATGCTCGCGGCGCTCGCCATCACGGAGGGCGACGACTTCCATCTCATCAATTCGGCGAAGCACCTCTGCTCCACGCTCATCCAGCTCGTGGCGGTCGCCCTGTTCATCGCGGCGGGCCTCGTGAGCTGGAAGGAGACCTTCATCGTCGGCGCGGCGTCCGTCGTCGGCGGCTATGCGGGCGTGGCGTTCGGGCGCAAGCTCCCCGCGCCGGTGATCCGCTGGCTCGTGATCGCGGTGGGCGCGATCCTCACCGTCTATTTCTTCACGCGATAA
- the minE gene encoding cell division topological specificity factor MinE, giving the protein MNLMSFFQRRTSAPVARERLQILLAHERGVVGGKSDLVAVLREEILAVVRRHVSIERDGVQIKMNRGADMSTLEIEVEIPAPASAGA; this is encoded by the coding sequence ATGAACCTGATGAGCTTCTTCCAGCGCCGCACCTCCGCGCCCGTGGCGCGGGAGCGGCTTCAGATCTTGCTCGCGCACGAGCGCGGCGTCGTCGGCGGCAAGTCCGATCTCGTGGCGGTGCTGCGGGAGGAGATCCTCGCGGTGGTGAGACGCCACGTGAGCATCGAGCGCGACGGCGTCCAGATCAAGATGAACAGGGGCGCCGACATGTCGACCCTGGAGATCGAGGTCGAGATCCCCGCCCCCGCATCGGCAGGGGCCTGA
- the minD gene encoding septum site-determining protein MinD, with amino-acid sequence MAKVLVVTSGKGGVGKTTSTAALGAALAHGGEKVVVIDFDVGLRNLDLVMGAERRVVFDLINVVQGDAKLNQALIRDKRMENLSLLPASQTRDKDALTEEGVARVLGELREKFDWIICDSPAGIERGATLAMRHADVAVVVTNPEVSSVRDSDRIIGLLDSKTEKAEKGERVEKHLLLTRYDPARAERGEMLKVDDVLEILSIPLIGIIPESEEVLRASNVGSPVTLNNPGSAPSKAYFDAVRRLKGETVEMTIPTDRKGLFGKLFGRRAA; translated from the coding sequence ATGGCCAAGGTCCTGGTCGTAACATCTGGCAAAGGCGGCGTCGGCAAGACGACGTCCACGGCGGCGCTGGGCGCGGCCCTCGCCCATGGCGGCGAGAAAGTCGTCGTGATCGATTTCGACGTCGGCCTGCGCAACCTCGATCTCGTGATGGGCGCGGAGCGGCGCGTCGTGTTCGACCTCATCAACGTGGTGCAGGGCGACGCGAAGCTGAACCAGGCGCTCATCCGCGACAAGCGCATGGAGAACCTCTCCCTGCTCCCCGCCTCGCAGACCCGCGACAAGGACGCGCTGACGGAGGAGGGCGTGGCCCGCGTCCTCGGCGAGCTGCGCGAGAAGTTCGACTGGATCATCTGCGACAGCCCGGCGGGCATCGAGCGCGGCGCGACGCTTGCCATGCGGCATGCGGACGTCGCCGTGGTCGTCACCAATCCGGAGGTTTCCTCCGTCCGCGACTCCGACCGCATCATCGGCCTCCTCGACTCGAAGACCGAGAAGGCGGAGAAGGGCGAGCGCGTCGAGAAGCACCTGCTCCTGACCCGCTACGATCCCGCCCGCGCCGAGCGCGGCGAGATGCTGAAGGTGGACGACGTGCTCGAGATCCTCTCGATCCCGCTCATCGGCATCATTCCCGAGAGCGAGGAGGTGCTCCGCGCCTCGAACGTCGGCTCGCCTGTCACCCTGAACAATCCGGGCAGCGCGCCGAGCAAGGCCTATTTCGACGCCGTCCGGCGCCTGAAGGGCGAGACGGTGGAGATGACCATTCCGACCGACCGGAAGGGCCTGTTCGGGAAGCTGTTCGGACGGAGGGCCGCATGA
- the minC gene encoding septum site-determining protein MinC — protein sequence MRKSGPYKEPDFVTIAVRPRPSLRFRGRSFLALVLAPVVPLRDWLEDLDAVMKNSPGFFADRAILLDVSALKPSKSELKFLLAALKMRDIRIIGLEGAAPQVLDPDMPGPVSGGRAAGDIEVPDLDAMPIPVASAPQPAANSTLLIEGSLRSGQSILHTEGDVTILGSVASGAEVVAGGSIHIYGALRGRAIAGCTGNGRARIFCRKFEAELIAIDGLYKTADDLGTKFHGQPVQVNLDGDAIILKTLD from the coding sequence ATGAGGAAATCAGGGCCATATAAGGAACCTGATTTCGTGACCATCGCCGTTCGCCCCCGTCCCTCTCTCCGCTTCCGTGGCAGATCTTTCCTGGCCCTGGTCCTCGCGCCGGTCGTGCCGCTGCGGGACTGGCTCGAGGACCTCGACGCGGTCATGAAGAACTCGCCCGGCTTCTTCGCCGACCGCGCGATCCTGCTCGACGTGTCGGCGCTCAAGCCGTCGAAGTCCGAGCTCAAGTTCCTTCTGGCCGCCCTGAAGATGCGCGACATCCGCATCATCGGGCTCGAGGGCGCGGCGCCGCAGGTGCTCGACCCTGACATGCCCGGCCCCGTCAGCGGCGGCCGCGCGGCGGGCGACATCGAGGTGCCCGACCTCGACGCCATGCCGATTCCCGTGGCCTCCGCCCCGCAGCCGGCGGCGAACTCGACCCTGCTGATCGAGGGCTCCCTCCGTTCCGGACAGTCGATCCTCCACACGGAAGGAGACGTGACCATCCTCGGGTCCGTCGCCTCCGGGGCCGAGGTGGTGGCCGGCGGCTCCATTCACATCTACGGCGCGCTGCGCGGGCGGGCGATCGCAGGATGCACCGGCAACGGGCGCGCCCGCATCTTCTGCCGCAAGTTCGAGGCCGAGCTCATCGCCATCGACGGGCTCTACAAGACGGCGGACGACCTGGGGACGAAGTTCCACGGTCAACCGGTCCAGGTGAACCTGGACGGCGACGCCATCATCCTGAAAACGTTGGACTGA